In Meiothermus ruber DSM 1279, the following proteins share a genomic window:
- a CDS encoding DsbA family protein: protein MQRTLFAVVVVLAIAIAAVLFVVLRPKPTASTTDAAAGARFVIGNPEAKVTVVDFSNYLCSHCRDHANEVFPLIKRDYIDTGKIRYVFRDFPFGGQENVIRAGEAAACAADHNLYVEYHEALFRAQMQWAGLSGEALDNYFTDLAGQIGIAPATFSQCLKSGSKRAGVLADQKLATDLGLTGTPSFIVNGETYTGQRPYDSWQEILDKALAGQSSSDQGGSSSPAKP, encoded by the coding sequence ATGCAGAGGACTCTTTTTGCTGTAGTGGTTGTTCTGGCCATCGCCATCGCCGCTGTGCTATTCGTGGTCTTGCGGCCCAAGCCCACTGCCAGCACCACAGACGCAGCCGCCGGTGCGCGCTTTGTGATCGGCAACCCCGAGGCCAAAGTAACCGTGGTGGATTTTTCCAACTATCTATGCAGCCACTGCCGCGACCACGCCAACGAGGTATTCCCGCTTATCAAGCGCGACTACATCGATACCGGAAAAATCCGCTACGTCTTCCGCGACTTTCCCTTTGGTGGGCAGGAAAACGTGATCCGGGCCGGAGAGGCGGCAGCCTGCGCGGCTGACCACAACCTGTACGTTGAGTATCACGAGGCGCTTTTCCGCGCTCAGATGCAGTGGGCGGGCCTCAGCGGGGAGGCGCTTGACAATTACTTTACCGACCTGGCCGGACAAATTGGGATTGCACCAGCCACCTTTTCGCAGTGCCTCAAGTCGGGCAGCAAGCGGGCGGGGGTTCTGGCCGATCAGAAGCTGGCAACCGACCTGGGCTTGACCGGAACCCCATCCTTTATTGTGAATGGGGAGACGTACACCGGCCAGCGCCCCTACGATAGCTGGCAGGAAATTCTCGACAAAGCCCTGGCCGGCCAGTCCAGCAGCGATCAAGGCGGTAGCAGCAGCCCCGCCAAGCCTTAG